The region GCGACACCATGCCACAGGTCGACGCCATCACCATGGGGCACATCCTTCACGACTGGAACCTCGAGCAGAAGAAGATGCTCGTGAGAAAGGCCTACGATGCGTTGAATCCGGGAGGTTCGTTGATCGTCTATGACGCCATGATCGACGATGACCGCTCGAAAAACGCTTTCGGTCTGCTGATGAGCCTCAATATGCTGATCGAGACCGAAGGCGGCTTCGACTACACCGGAGCCGACTGTATTGCCTGGATGAAAGAGGCCGGCTTCCGTGAGGCCCATATCGAGCATCTCGTCGGACCGGACTCCATGGTCGTCGGAATCAAATAGCTCATCCAGGGCATACGCATCGCTGTGCCGTCATTGCAGCGGTGCGTATCCTTCACAGCATCCAGAGCAGTGGCTGGCGAATCGGAAAGTTGCGGTTTACCTCTGCGTCCTTCGGATCAGGATCGAGCCTCTCCCACAGCTTGAGATACTCATCCCGCCCGCACGCCAGTCCGCAAAACAACAACCCGGGAGAGCGCACCGGCCATGCATCGAAGTGCTGCACGTCCTTTGCATAGGGCCAGCTCGACTTGTCCTTCAGATAGGGATACAGAAACTCCGCCGCGCGACACATTCCGCGCCCGTCGGTCGTAGCCCAGCGTATCTCCTGCTCGCCTCCCAGCGACCACGCCAGTCCCGCCATCACATCGAAGTTGAAGATCGAGTAGCCGTAGGGCTTTGTGCGCTTCAGCTCGCGAGGATAGCTGCCGTCACGACTCATCTGCTCGATCAGCACGGTCTGGTAGCGCTCGCGTATCTCCTGGCGTGTAGGCTCGTCGTTTACCAACCGCGCAAACTCAGCCGCCTGCAGGGCCCACGCTACTGCATGATTGTTCGAGGCATCGCGCTCGGCCATACCTTTTTTGCTGTGTTGCAGCCAGCCCAGATACTCGCGAAACCACGCTGCCACGCCGGCGCTGTCTTCGTTCGTCATTGCTTTTGTCTGTTCCAGCACACTTGCCGCGCGCGCGACCTCCGCCAGATGCAGGGTGTCAATGATGCCCCAGGATCGCCCACTCACTCCCTGCCGCACGGCCTGCGCATATTCGAGGTTGGGCGTCATCCGCGTCGCCGCAGTAACGAACCACGCACGCAGATGCTCCACCGCACGATCTGCATAAGCCTTCTTCTTTGTCACCACCCACCCTGCCGTCAGCGCGGGCACGGCCATCGCCATCGCCAGCATTGCCTTGCGATGGTCGAGAAAGTTATCCGGATTCGACTTGCCATCGACCTCGACATAAGGCCCCGCCGGATTCTTCGGATTCGGCCAGAAGTAGTCCGCCTCGGAGTAGAAGTCATGCGGACCGCCAGGGGATCGCTGCGCCGGAAAGCTCGTCACCGTCGCCACAGGAACCTGCATCGATCTCGCAGCCAGGCGCAGCGTACGTGCACGATCCACGCGCCGCACCAGCGCCGCGCCATCCTGCTCTGTTGCTGCCCATCCCCGCACCCCGCGCGATGCGATCATCGCGCCCATCACTCCGCGCAGAAAAACGCGGCGGCTTGCCTGCTGTGTCATGCCATCTCCAGCAAGAACTCTAACAGCATGGCCGCATGAAAAGGTTCAACGGAACGGGAACTTACAACCAGGGAAGACACGCCACGAAGACAATCACAGCAACAAGTGCGCCTGCCAACACATCTGCCGCGTAGTGATAGCGCCCGATGACCGCCCCCAGAGAGATCAGGATCGCAATCACGAGAAAGATCGCGCCGATCCAGTGAGAGTAATAAAGCAGCACCAGCGCAATCGCAAATGCCGAAGCGACATGCGCGCTGGGAAACGAGATGGCATGAATGCTGCCATGACTCAGTATCCAGCGATTCACCTTTCTGCCTGCGCTCGGCTGTCCCGATGTACTGGTTCCGCCCTCCGCCAAAGCCCGTGGAGGAAGTGCCGGAACCAGCGGCGTAATGGCATAGCAGAGGTACGTCGCAATCAGCAGCACCAGCCAAAAGCCCCCGATCTTCCCCCGCAGACCCGCGGCATAAACCGTCAGCACAGCCACAGGCACCAGCGGATAGCACGAGAGATAGGCCATCTCCAGCAGGAAACCGATCGAGTTCGGCGCTGTTCCGGACCTTCCGGCAACATCAGGCAATAACCAATAGTCGATCTCCAACAGGCGGCTCTGAATCTCCTTGTTCGGCCCCAGGAAGAACTGTCCGGTCTGCCAGTACGGCACGAGAAACAGCGCCATGGTGACGAAGTCGAGGAGTACAAGGAAGGAGTCCCGTGAGAGCGCCCTCGCGCAAAGCTGTGTCAGCGCCAGGACGACTAGGGCACACGCGGCCAGCCCCGTCATGTTCCAGCGCCGGCGTGATGGTAGCGGGCGCGAGGTGAACTGCGTCATCCACCCTGTCAGGCAAAAGAAGACGGCGAATCCGCCCTGAATCCATTCGGAACTGCGCATCACAGGCTGTCTCTCCCCGGCGTCGAAACTTACCTCGGGCCAGAGCATTTCCCGCGAAGATGTAGAGCGAACTACGAATGTACGCGCCGTTTTCTTTCGAGGAAAACGGCATTCGTAGATGTTTCCTGACACCCTATCATCGCGGGAAATGCTCTCAACGTTACTCTTCCTTCTTCCCCGTAACCTTATACGATCGGGCTTCGACAGAGCACAAGAGACTTCCAGCAGCAATCACGCCAACACACTCACAGGCCGCGATGCCCGCCGCCCGTGGCAATGGCGCGAAGTCCGCGACGAGACCAGCTACGAGCGCCTCTTCCGCATCCATTCCCTCAGCGAAAATGGTCCCGGTCCGGTACACACCAGCGCCGCCAGACATGCCAGGTACAACAGATCGCATTCATATCCCGGAGGGCCGAACTGTGCCCCGGCTGCCGTCACACTTATCAGATGAATGGAGCTGAAGCCATAAGGAAGGTGCACTGTAAAGATGGCCACCAGCAGAACGATCGCTATCGGCACACTCGCGGCCACGATCCACATTCCCAGCAGTACCGCTGCTCCGCCAAAGATCTCAGTCAGGATCGTCAGCCACGCCATCCAGTGAAACGCCGGAACATGCATCGCGTGAAGGATCGCCGCGAATTTGTCAGGGCCTTTCGTCAGCTTTGCCAGGCCATGCTCCATAAAGCCATAACCGACAATTAAACGAAGCGGGAGAGGAGCGCATCGCGCCAATCGATCTCTTGTGTTGATCGCCATACCTCTTGTTTGATCCGCTGCAGCCGAAGTGGTCACAACTCGCCGCAAAATAGATGCAAAAGAGATACCGGCTCGGGAGCCAGCCTCAGCTACCTCGCTTCGGCATAGGCTGCGCGCACCGCACCGGCCAGCCTCCCCGTATCGGGATACCGCCCCTGCATCTCCGCCGTAATCGTCTTCACCGCCTCATCCTGCGACTTGCCTTCCTTCTTCAGCGCTGCCGCACGGTCGCGAATGGCCGTCAGGTAAACACGATAGTTCGCCATATACGTCGCATCGCCGATCGGTCCATGGCTCGGTACCACGATCTTCGGCTTCAGTGCATCCAGTACATCCAGACTCTTGAGCCAGTGCGATACAGTCGAGTAGGGGCTCGCAAACGAAGGCATCCCCTTCATCGCAATATCGCCCGAAAACAGCACGGAATCGCCCGGTACAAACACCGCCGTATCGCCGCGCGTATGGTTCGGGCCCATCGCCAGAATCCGCGCCGTTACACCACCCAGGTCCAGCGTGTACTCCTTGTCGAACGTAATGTCAGCCTTGCGAAACTTCGCACCCTTCAACAACTCCGCGTTCACCGCCGACCGCTTCATAAACACGTCGGCCAGCTGGTAGCCAAACTCGTCAATGTCCTTGATCTGGTCCTCAGAACGAATCATCTTCGTCGTCCCCGGAAACGCCCCCGCGCCCAGATCGTGCTCCGGATGCACATGCGTCGTTACCAGGTACAGCGCCTTGCCCGGAGCAATCTTCTCTACTTCGGCGAGCACCGTGCGCCCATTGCGCTCGCCCATGCCCGTGTCGATGACCAGCGCAGCCCGCGTCCCCACCACAAACCCGATATTCGGAACGCCCGGCGTCGTGTCCTTGTCCTCAATCGCATACACATGCGCCGTCAGCTTGCGCGTCGCATTCGCCTGCACCATCGGATCGCGGGGCGCGTGCTGCTGTCCTTCAACACCGACCGCCACAAACATCATCAAAGCTATTGTGATTAATGAACGCATCTCGAGCGACCTCCATCCGGCAGCATCATCATATGCCGCGAAAAGGCCGACCTGTCATTCTGAGCCAGAGCAGCGTAGTGGCGTGCTCCGCTTTCTTTCTGAGAGAGTGCCCTCTCGAATGAAGGCGCAGCCGCAGGATCGATCTTCTCTTCATTCGAAAGTGTCATCCTGAGCAAAGGCGTAGCCGTAGTCGAAGGATCTGCGGTGAGTGCTGCCGCAAAATCTTCAGGAAGTGTCATTCCGAGAGACCCTGAGCAAGCGAAGCGCGTCGAAGGGGAACCGAGGAACGCCGCATTTCGTCCGAGGCGCCACCAATTCGACCACGCCTCAAAATCCCCCACGAGTAAACTCATTAAGCCATGTCCGAAACATCAGCAACCCCCGTCGTCACCATCGCCACTATCGGCCAGCACGAAGGCAAGACCGTCACCCTGCGCGGATGGCTCTACAACATCCGCTCCTCGGGCAAGCTGCTCTTCCCGACGTTCCGCGACGGCACCGGAACCATCCAGGGCATCGTCCCCAGGGCCGCAGTGCCGGAGCAGGTCTTCGAGACCCTCAAGGGCTTGCAGCTTGAGTCGTCGCTGACGGTCACCGGCAAGGTCCGCGCCGACTCCCGCGCACCCTCCGGGTACGAGCTCGACGTCGAGAACATCCACGTCCTCTCCGCCGTCTCCCCCGACGATCCCTTCCCCATCACCCTCAAGGAGCACGGCGTCGACTTCCTCATGGAGCATCGCCACCTCTGGCTGCGCACGCCGCGCCAGTCGGCCATCCTGCGCGTCCGCGCCACCATCATGCGCGCCGCCGCGGAGTACTTCGACACCCACGGCTTCGTCCGCACGGATCCGCCCATCCTGACGCCCAACGCCTGCGAAGGCACCAGCGAGCTCTTCGAGATGGACTACTTCGACGACGACAAGGCCTACCTGACGCAGTCCGGCCAGCTCTATATTGAGGCGACGGCGCTTGCTCTGGGCAAGGTCTACAGCTTCGGCCCCACCTTTCGTGCCGAAAAATCAAAGACACGCCGCCACCTCACCGAGTTCTGGATGATCGAACCCGAGGTCGCCTTCCTCGAGCTCGACGGCCTGATGGACCTGGCCGAAGCCTTCATCACCCACATCGTCACGCGCGTGCTCGAGCAGCACCGCGCCGACCTGAAGGTAATCGGCCGCGATGTCGCGAAGCTCGAGGCCGTTGTCGCCCACTCCGGCAACGCCCCTGAATCCGTCATTCTGAGCGAAGCGAAGAATCCCCGTATTTCGTCCGAAGCGCCACAGACGCCCACGGAGACAAACCAAAGTGTCATCCTAAGCGAAGGCGCAGCCGAAGTCGAAGGATCTGCGGTCAAGACTGCCGCCAACCGTTTCCCAAGATTGAGCTACGAAGAAGCCCACGCCATGCTCGAAAAGGCCTACGCCGAAGGCAAACTCGAAAACCCGCACAAGTACGGCGACGACTTCGGCTCGCCCGACGAAACTTACATCAGCAGCCAGTTCGACAAACCGGTGATGGTGCACCGCTACCCCGCGGCCATCAAGGCCTTCTACATGCAGCCCGACCCGCACGACCCCACCAAGGCACTCTGCGTCGACGTGCTCGCCCCCGAGGGCTACGGCGAGATCATCGGCGGCTCCCAGCGCGTAGACAGCTACGACCTGCTCAGGCAGCGCATCGAAGACCACAACCTCCCACTCGCCGCCTTCCAGTGGTACCTCGACCTGCGCAAGTACGGCTCCGTCCCCCACGCCGGCTTCGGCATGGGAATCGAACGAGCCGTAGCCTGGATCTGCGGGCTGGATCACGTGAGGGAGACGATTCCGTTCGCTAGGACGCTGAACAGGATCTATCCCTAGTTCCCAAATGGGATCACGGGGCGAAATTCGAGCGAAAATCCACACCAGTTCCAGCTAATATTACGCAATGCTGCACAAACTGCCTGAGCCTACCGACCCCTCGGAAGAGTTGAGAACTTTCGTCAACGGACGCCGTTTCGGCGCAATATTGGCTGACCCTCCATGGCAGTTTCAAAACAGAACAGGCAAAGTAGCGCCAGAGCATCGCCGTTTGTCACGATACGGCACATTGACTCTGCAGCAGATTAAGACACTTCCAGTTGTGCATGCTGCCGCACCTGCATGCCATCTTTATCTGTGGGTTCCAAACGCGCTTCTTCCTGAAGGATTAGAAGTGATGAAGTCATGGGGCTTCCAGTACAAGACGAACATTATTTGGCACAAGATTCGTAAAGATGGCGGTTCAGACGGCCGAGGCGTGGGATTCTATTTCCGCAACGTGACCGAGATTCTGCTGTTCGGTATCAGAGGGAAAAACGCTCGAACGTTACAGCCTGGCAGAACTCAGGTTAACTATTTGGGGAGTCGTAAACGTGAGCACTCACGCAAACCCGACGAACAGTACCGCTTGATCGAAGAGTGTAGCTGGGGACCATTTTTGGAGTTGTTCGGCAGAGGAACGCGAAGAAATTGGATTACGTGGGGCAATCAGGCTGAAGATTACTCCCCAACCTGGAACACATATTCGAATCACTCACGTTCTGAAAGCTCTTTATTTACGAAAGTCAACTGAATGGGCACAAGTCTAATTCCAGAGGTCATCCATCGAAAATTTGAGATTGCCGAGCGACATCATGCCTCATCAATTCTCTACACAGATTTTTCATCAGAGTGGGACGATCTAATCGAGATGCTTTCAGGATTTAGTCTTCCGAAAAGTAAGATCGTAGCCGCAGGCAAAAATAAATCTCCAATCTCCAAGGGTATAGATAAATTCTTCTACGATAGAGGCTGGAAGGAACACACCTTTGACATCAAGGTCATCGCAGACGATAAAGAAACATTGACTCCCACTCATCACGTGGACTATTTCAAAAATCGTGTTGCTGTTGAAACAGAATGGAATAATAAAGATCCGTTCTTTGATCGCGACCTGACGACATTCCGCCTTCTATTCGAGCTAAATGTTCTAAGTGTCGGCGTTATCATTACTCGAGCAGCCGAACTTCAAAACATATTCAATTCACTCGGCAAGGGAAGCTCCTATGGAAAGTCAACTACACACATGGGGAAGCTCGTGCCGAAGATCGAGAACCGAGCATCAGGCGGATGTCCCGTATTAGCATTTGGAATCAAAGCGGAAGCTTACGATCCGAATAACTAACGCAAGTAGGGGGCTGGTGGCCCCATACATCAAACTCATTCCGTACTTCGGGTGCCCCATTCATGCAGTCTCATCGCAGGAGTGGGACATTCGCGCAGAGCGCGAACCCGCACCTTTCTCTGGTTCCCATTCGGCACGGAGCTGCTCCTGATACTGCAACCTATCAACTGCGTTCCTCTTCCGAAGCGCGAACGATCTCTGGAATCCGGCATCGTCCCATTTAGTCTGTCTGCGCATGAGATGACCTCACATTAATATCAATATTGCGGTCCTGCCGGGTGCCCCGTCTTCGCGAAGCCGAGGTGGGCATTCGCGCGAAAGCGCGAAGCATTTTTCCCTCTCCTCACGACTCAGACTTTCAACATCCTTTCACTCGCCTTCCTCCGCCGAAGGGAGTACCTTATCCCGGTACGCAACCACGTCGGACGAAGCACCCGGCAGCCCAACCCTCCCCATAGCTTTCGGCCCACAAAGAACGACTCGATCAAAACCACTGCCGCGTGCACGCCGTAAAACCTCCACTCCTAACCCACATTCCTGAGGGGAACATCATGGCAGACAAGGTCTCGTATCTTCCCAAGGGCTACAACTCCGTCACGCCTTACCTGGTCGTCAGGGGCGCCGCGAAGGCCATCGATTTCTACAAGAAGATCTTCGGAGCCACCGAAACCGTCCGCATGCCGGGCCCCAACGGCACCATCGGCCACGCCGAGCTCACCATCGGCGACTCGCACATCATGCTCGCGGACGAATCGCCCAGCATGGGCCCGGGACACATCAGCGCCGACACCGTCGGAGGCAGCCCCGTAAGCCTCTACGTCTATCTTCCCAATGTCGACGAAGTGATCAAGCGCGCCACCGCAGAGGGTGCGAAGCTCCTCAAGCCGGTCCAGGACCAGTTCTACGGAGATCGCTCCGGCTTCATCCAGGATCCCTTCGGACACCTTTGGGGCATCGCCACCCACATCGAAGACGTCACTCCCGAAGTGATGAAAGAGCGCCTGCAGAAGATGATGCAGCCCGCATAGCCTGATGTGGCAGGAGGCAAGCCGCAACTCCCCGCCTCCGCCACGAATCCGGGTGCCCCATCTTCGCGACAGCCTCATCGTCGCTAAGGTGGGACA is a window of Edaphobacter sp. 12200R-103 DNA encoding:
- a CDS encoding BglII/BstYI family type II restriction endonuclease, translated to MGTSLIPEVIHRKFEIAERHHASSILYTDFSSEWDDLIEMLSGFSLPKSKIVAAGKNKSPISKGIDKFFYDRGWKEHTFDIKVIADDKETLTPTHHVDYFKNRVAVETEWNNKDPFFDRDLTTFRLLFELNVLSVGVIITRAAELQNIFNSLGKGSSYGKSTTHMGKLVPKIENRASGGCPVLAFGIKAEAYDPNN
- a CDS encoding phosphatase PAP2 family protein codes for the protein MRSSEWIQGGFAVFFCLTGWMTQFTSRPLPSRRRWNMTGLAACALVVLALTQLCARALSRDSFLVLLDFVTMALFLVPYWQTGQFFLGPNKEIQSRLLEIDYWLLPDVAGRSGTAPNSIGFLLEMAYLSCYPLVPVAVLTVYAAGLRGKIGGFWLVLLIATYLCYAITPLVPALPPRALAEGGTSTSGQPSAGRKVNRWILSHGSIHAISFPSAHVASAFAIALVLLYYSHWIGAIFLVIAILISLGAVIGRYHYAADVLAGALVAVIVFVACLPWL
- a CDS encoding MT-A70 family methyltransferase; protein product: MLHKLPEPTDPSEELRTFVNGRRFGAILADPPWQFQNRTGKVAPEHRRLSRYGTLTLQQIKTLPVVHAAAPACHLYLWVPNALLPEGLEVMKSWGFQYKTNIIWHKIRKDGGSDGRGVGFYFRNVTEILLFGIRGKNARTLQPGRTQVNYLGSRKREHSRKPDEQYRLIEECSWGPFLELFGRGTRRNWITWGNQAEDYSPTWNTYSNHSRSESSLFTKVN
- a CDS encoding alginate lyase family protein, translated to MTQQASRRVFLRGVMGAMIASRGVRGWAATEQDGAALVRRVDRARTLRLAARSMQVPVATVTSFPAQRSPGGPHDFYSEADYFWPNPKNPAGPYVEVDGKSNPDNFLDHRKAMLAMAMAVPALTAGWVVTKKKAYADRAVEHLRAWFVTAATRMTPNLEYAQAVRQGVSGRSWGIIDTLHLAEVARAASVLEQTKAMTNEDSAGVAAWFREYLGWLQHSKKGMAERDASNNHAVAWALQAAEFARLVNDEPTRQEIRERYQTVLIEQMSRDGSYPRELKRTKPYGYSIFNFDVMAGLAWSLGGEQEIRWATTDGRGMCRAAEFLYPYLKDKSSWPYAKDVQHFDAWPVRSPGLLFCGLACGRDEYLKLWERLDPDPKDAEVNRNFPIRQPLLWML
- a CDS encoding DoxX family protein — translated: MAINTRDRLARCAPLPLRLIVGYGFMEHGLAKLTKGPDKFAAILHAMHVPAFHWMAWLTILTEIFGGAAVLLGMWIVAASVPIAIVLLVAIFTVHLPYGFSSIHLISVTAAGAQFGPPGYECDLLYLACLAALVCTGPGPFSLREWMRKRRS
- a CDS encoding MBL fold metallo-hydrolase, whose protein sequence is MRSLITIALMMFVAVGVEGQQHAPRDPMVQANATRKLTAHVYAIEDKDTTPGVPNIGFVVGTRAALVIDTGMGERNGRTVLAEVEKIAPGKALYLVTTHVHPEHDLGAGAFPGTTKMIRSEDQIKDIDEFGYQLADVFMKRSAVNAELLKGAKFRKADITFDKEYTLDLGGVTARILAMGPNHTRGDTAVFVPGDSVLFSGDIAMKGMPSFASPYSTVSHWLKSLDVLDALKPKIVVPSHGPIGDATYMANYRVYLTAIRDRAAALKKEGKSQDEAVKTITAEMQGRYPDTGRLAGAVRAAYAEAR
- a CDS encoding glyoxalase/bleomycin resistance/extradiol dioxygenase family protein, whose product is MADKVSYLPKGYNSVTPYLVVRGAAKAIDFYKKIFGATETVRMPGPNGTIGHAELTIGDSHIMLADESPSMGPGHISADTVGGSPVSLYVYLPNVDEVIKRATAEGAKLLKPVQDQFYGDRSGFIQDPFGHLWGIATHIEDVTPEVMKERLQKMMQPA
- a CDS encoding asparagine--tRNA ligase, whose product is MSETSATPVVTIATIGQHEGKTVTLRGWLYNIRSSGKLLFPTFRDGTGTIQGIVPRAAVPEQVFETLKGLQLESSLTVTGKVRADSRAPSGYELDVENIHVLSAVSPDDPFPITLKEHGVDFLMEHRHLWLRTPRQSAILRVRATIMRAAAEYFDTHGFVRTDPPILTPNACEGTSELFEMDYFDDDKAYLTQSGQLYIEATALALGKVYSFGPTFRAEKSKTRRHLTEFWMIEPEVAFLELDGLMDLAEAFITHIVTRVLEQHRADLKVIGRDVAKLEAVVAHSGNAPESVILSEAKNPRISSEAPQTPTETNQSVILSEGAAEVEGSAVKTAANRFPRLSYEEAHAMLEKAYAEGKLENPHKYGDDFGSPDETYISSQFDKPVMVHRYPAAIKAFYMQPDPHDPTKALCVDVLAPEGYGEIIGGSQRVDSYDLLRQRIEDHNLPLAAFQWYLDLRKYGSVPHAGFGMGIERAVAWICGLDHVRETIPFARTLNRIYP